TGCACAGCCCGCACCGCTTTTTCCGGCCCGCGTCCCCCTGGTCCAGCTGACGCCTGTCGCTGACCGCTGCGATCTCTCCGCCTGTCAGACTAACTGCTACACAGAGCAATCCCACTGCAACACCCGGGACAACGGCTCCTGCAGTACACAGGCTCAGATGTGCGTACAGGCCTGCGCCAGCCAATGTAAATAATTTGATTCAGCGAAGAAACCCCTAATTGCCAATGAAAAAGTCTTTGTTTTGCTTTGCATTATTGTCTCTCTCTGCCAGCTGTGTTGCCGCCGATCTCTCCTCACAGCAGGTCACTTCTCTGGTTAAAGCCGCGATTGAACCGCTGATGGAGCAGCAGGCGATCCCCGGCATGTCGGTGGCGGTGCTGTATAAAGGCCGGGCGCAGTTTGTGAACTTCGGCGTGGCCGATCTCGAATCAGGCCGCCGGGTGACAGAAAACACGCTGTTTGAGCTGGGTTCGGTGAGTAAAACTTTTACCGGCACCCTGGCCGGGATCATGATCCGCAACGGCGAAATACGCCTTAACGATCCGGTGCAGAAGGTCTGGCCGCAGCTGACCGGTGAGCAGTGGCGTCCGGTACGGATGCTGCATCTGGCGACCTACACCGCAGGCGGCCTGCCTTTACAGCTGCCCGATGACGTGACCGATCAGGCTTCGCTGCTCAGCTTTTATCAACACTGGCAGCCAGAGGCAGCGCCAGGCACGCTTCGCCAGTACTCAAACGCCAGTATTGGCTTGTTTGGCTCGCTGATGGTGAAGGGCGATTATGAGCAGGCGATGGCGCGAAATGTGTTTCAGCCGCTGCGCCTGACGCGCACTTACATCACAGTACCGCCGTCGATGATGCCGGACTACGCCTGGGGCTATAAAAAGGGTCAGCCGGTTCGGGTTTCCCCCGGCATGCTGGATGCCGAAGCCTACGGCGTTAAATCCACCGCACGTGACATGCTGACCTTTATGCAGGCCAACGTCGATCCCAACCGCTTATCTTCGGGCAATACCGTGCTGCGTAATGCCATCCGCACCGCGCAGTCGCGCTATTTCAAAGTCGGGCGTTTCTATCAGGGGCTGGGATGGGAGATCTACGACTGGCCTGTTACTGCCGACACGGTCATCAGCGACAGTGACAATGATGTGGCGCTGAAACCGCGGCCGGCGACCCTGATCAATCCGGTCGGGCCGTCGCAGAGCGCCAGCTGGGTGCATAAAACCGGATCCACCAATGGATTTGGTGCCTATATCGCCTTTATTCCTGAGCAGAACAGCGGCATCGTGATCCTTGCGAATAAGAGCTACCCGAATCCGCTGCGCATCAGGGCGGCCTGGCAGATAATGCAGGCGTTACAGCAGGGTACGCCTGACTAACCCCTGTCACGCCTGCTCTGTACAGGGCAGGCTGGCACCTCCTGTTCATTTGCGCTAAAATAAAAATCAAATGAACAGGAGGGCTGCTATGTCCATCGCTATCTATACACCCGCTCAGCATCGTCGCGATACATCGCTGCTGCATGCCCTGAATCTGCCCGAAACGCTGCCCGATGCGCACCAGCGTATCGCGGTGGGGTTCAGTAGCGGCGTGCTGAAACGCACGGCATCATTGTCTACCTTTGATGAGGGCTGGTTATGCCGTCTGGCGGGCATCGATCGCACCACCTACAACCGCAAAGTGAAAGATCCGCAGCAGACCTTTTCGCCCGATCAGAGCGGACGTATCTATATGCTGATCCGCGTTTTGTCTGCTGCCAGCAAACTGTTTCGCGACGACAGAGCGCGTCTGGTGCAGTGGCTGGAAACGCCCGCCAAAGCGCTGGGCGGTAAAAAACCGGCGGAGATGACCACGACCGTAGTGGGTGCAGAAGCGGTAATTAACCTGATTGGCCAGCTTGAGCATGGCGTGATCACCTGATGGCGGTGCCTTTCTTTCGCCTGGTGAAAAGCGAATATGCGATGACCGCGTTCGATGGTTTTGGGGCCCGCACCTATGGCGGGCGCTGGAATTCTGTCGGCACGGTCTGTGTCTATATGGGATCGAGCCGGGCGCTCTGTGTGCTGGAGGCGCTGGTACATCTCACCATTCAGGATCTGGCGCATGACTACGTGATGCTGGCCATCAGCGTTCCGGAATCGCTGATCACCGAGCTGTCGCTGGCGGCGTTACCCGATGACTGGCAGGCCGATCCTGCGCCTGCGTCTACGCGGCAGATTGGTGACGACTGGCTCGCCAGACCGGACAACGGCCTGGTGCTGAAGGTGCCGAGCACGCTGACCGGAGAATGGAATGCGCTGTTCAATCCCCGTCATCCGGCAGCGGCGGGCATCGTCAGTCAGGTCGTGGCAGAGCCGTTTTTCTTCGATCCGCGCTTCCGGCTGCAGTAGGGCGCTGAGTCGTCCCTTTGCCCATCATCTGTGCTCATGCCTGCGATTCTGATAGCGCCTGCGCCGCGCAGATCAGCGCCAGATGGCTCAGTCCCTGCGGCATATTGCCGCGCCAGCTCTGACTGCGGACGTCATACATCTCATTGAAGATATCGACGTTACCGTGGCCGTCCAGCGTAGCCAGTATCTCCTGCATCGCCTGTTCCGCGTGGCTTACCTCGCCCATTTCAGCCCAGGCTTCCACCAGCCAGAAGGCGCAGGCAAGAAACGTACTCTCTTCCTGCCTGACGCCGCTGTAGCGATAGAGCATGACGCTGCCATCGCCCAGCTCCTGCTGAATGGTGCGGTAGGTCGAGAGCATCCGCTCTGAATTGACTGCGTTGCCGTAGCTGTGAACCAGCGCCAGCGACGCGTCGAGGCGATCGTCACTGCCGGCGTAAAAGAGATAAGCCTGTTTCTGTTCTGACCAGCAGTGCGATTCAATCCAGTCACGGATACGATCACGTTCCCGCTGCCAGCGCCCCAGCCAGGTCGACTCGACATGCTGGCTTTCTGCCAGCGCCACCGCCCGATCCAGCGCCATCCAGCAGGCCATTTTGGAGTGGGTATAGTGTTGCAGCTCCGGCAGTTCCCAGATACCGCAATCTTTCTGCCGCCAGTGATCGGCGCAGCAGTTCGCCAGTTCGGCCAGCATGCGTGCGGTGGTGATATCCAGCACGTGTCCCGCCTCTATAAAGCGCTGCGCGGTGACCAGCATATCGCCATACATACTGAGCTGCAGCTGGTCGCGGGCATTGTTGCCGACCCGCACCGGCTGCGAGTTCTGATAGCCGCTCAG
This genomic window from Pantoea sp. Lij88 contains:
- a CDS encoding RES family NAD+ phosphorylase — its product is MAVPFFRLVKSEYAMTAFDGFGARTYGGRWNSVGTVCVYMGSSRALCVLEALVHLTIQDLAHDYVMLAISVPESLITELSLAALPDDWQADPAPASTRQIGDDWLARPDNGLVLKVPSTLTGEWNALFNPRHPAAAGIVSQVVAEPFFFDPRFRLQ
- a CDS encoding antitoxin Xre/MbcA/ParS toxin-binding domain-containing protein is translated as MSIAIYTPAQHRRDTSLLHALNLPETLPDAHQRIAVGFSSGVLKRTASLSTFDEGWLCRLAGIDRTTYNRKVKDPQQTFSPDQSGRIYMLIRVLSAASKLFRDDRARLVQWLETPAKALGGKKPAEMTTTVVGAEAVINLIGQLEHGVIT
- the ampC gene encoding class C beta-lactamase, yielding MKKSLFCFALLSLSASCVAADLSSQQVTSLVKAAIEPLMEQQAIPGMSVAVLYKGRAQFVNFGVADLESGRRVTENTLFELGSVSKTFTGTLAGIMIRNGEIRLNDPVQKVWPQLTGEQWRPVRMLHLATYTAGGLPLQLPDDVTDQASLLSFYQHWQPEAAPGTLRQYSNASIGLFGSLMVKGDYEQAMARNVFQPLRLTRTYITVPPSMMPDYAWGYKKGQPVRVSPGMLDAEAYGVKSTARDMLTFMQANVDPNRLSSGNTVLRNAIRTAQSRYFKVGRFYQGLGWEIYDWPVTADTVISDSDNDVALKPRPATLINPVGPSQSASWVHKTGSTNGFGAYIAFIPEQNSGIVILANKSYPNPLRIRAAWQIMQALQQGTPD